The following are encoded in a window of Salvelinus fontinalis isolate EN_2023a chromosome 40, ASM2944872v1, whole genome shotgun sequence genomic DNA:
- the rps15a gene encoding 40S ribosomal protein S15a, which yields MVRMNVLADALKSINNAEKRGKRQVLIRPCSKVIVRFLTVMMKHGYIGEFEIIDDHRAGKIVVNLTGRLNKCGVISPRFDLQLKDLEKWQNNLLPSRQFGYIVLTTSAGIMDHEEARRKHTGGKILGFFF from the exons ATGGTGCGCATGAACGTTCTTGCGGATGCGCTCAAAAGCATCAACAATGCTGAGAAACGTGGGAAACGCCAGGTTCTGATCCGGCCGTGTTCAAAGGTCATTGTACGTTTCCTGACCGTCATGATGAAGCACG GTTACATTGGTGAGTTTGAGATCATCGACGACCACAGAGCTGGGAAAATTGTCGTCAATCTCACTGGCAGGCTGAACAAG TGTGGTGTGATCAGCCCTCGTTTTGACCTCCagttgaaggatctggagaagtgGCAGAACAACCTCCTGCCCTCAAGACAGTTTGG ATACATTGTGCTGACCACCTCAGCTGGCATCATGGACCACGAAGAAGCCAGACGAAAACACACAGGAGGGAAAATTCTTGGAttctttttctaa
- the notum2 gene encoding carboxylesterase notum2 → MKILVHVVFLLLIGGICCQNNRNAKPSGKSSKKNQGNQNQGAEAVQSAPEDEPHSGPVESGREGNSGGRVAAQQSASQNNKASDDMKLHVLKNTQVTCNDGTAAGFYLKEFKGSKRWLVFLEGGWCCYNKDSCDTRYKNIPRLMTSSDWPQTRKGSGILSAQAEENPHWYNTNIVFIPYCSSDVWSGTGPTATKEKRGPGKEKEKDAIEYTFMGSLIIREVIKDLVPKGIKQAKVVMLAGTSAGGTGVLLNIERVSSQLEQLGAEAQVRGLVDSGWFLESKQQRVPDCPDSVSCSPVDAIKRGLKLWNGVVPDKCRQQYKKGEEWQCFFSHKLYSSLTSPVFVVQWLFDEEQLRVENIYLGGQTLSEQQWTYMQNLGKDIKNSLKDVPAVFAPSCLAHTMITKSNWMTFQVKGTSLPRALQCWDKSFQEANRNSKTPLKGCPFHLIDTCHWPQCNPTCPALVDQATQQELTLLQMLVGMGLDLQKLGLDLRRDSSSITSMVSNGG, encoded by the exons ATGAAGATCCTGGTCCATGTGGTTTTCCTGTTGCTGATAGGAGGGATTTGTTGCCAGAACAACCGCAATGCCAAACCTAGTGGCAAGTCATCTAAGAAGAACCAGGGGAACCAAAACCAGGGGGCCGAGGCAGTCCAGTCGGCCCCAGAAGATGAGCCCCATTCTGGGCCAGTGGAGTCGGGCAGGGAGGGTAACTCTGGAGGTCGGGTGGCAGCCCAGCAGTCAGCTTCACAGAACAACAAGGCTTCAGATGATATGAAGCTGCATGTCCTCAAGAACACTCAGGTCACATGCAACGATGGAACAGCGGCAGG GTTTTACCTAAAGGAGTTCAAAGGGAGTAAGCGATGGCTGGTATTTCTGGAAG GCGGTTGGTGCTGCTACAACAAAGACTCCTGCGATACCAGATATAAAAATATCCCACGACTCATGACCTCATCCGACTGGCCCCAAACGCGCAAAG GAAGTGGAATATTGTCAGCCCAGGCGGAAGAAAATCCTCATTGGTATAACACTAATATTGT ATTCATCCCGTACTGCTCCAGCGACGTGTGGAGTGGCACAGGGCCCACAGCCACCAAGGAGAAGAGAGGCCCGGgaaaagagaaggagaaagatgCCA TTGAGTATACCTTCATGGGTTCCCTGATCATCCGCGAGGTCATCAAAGACCTAGTCCCTAAAGGCATCAAACAGGCCAAGGTTGTCATGCTGGCTGGCACAAG TGCTGGAGGGACGGGAGTGCTACTGAACATTGAGAGGGTGTCCAGTCAGCTGGAGCAGCTGGGGGCAGAGGCGCAGGTTCGAGGCCTGGTGGATTCGGGCTGGTTTCTGGAGAGTAAACAGCAGAGGGTTCCTGACTGCCCAGACAGTGTCTCCTGCTCACCTGTAGACGCCATCAAGAGAGGACTCAA GCTGTGGAATGGGGTGGTCCCAGACAAGTGTCGGCAGCAGTACAAGAAAGGAGAGGAGTGGCAGTGCTTCTTCAGCCACAAACTCTACTCCTCCCTGACCT ccCCTGTGTTTGTGGTGCAGTGGCTGTTTGATGAGGAGCAGTTGAGAGTGGAGAATATCTACCTGGGGGGTCAGACCCTGTCAGAGCAGCAGTGGACCTACATGCAGAACCTGGGAAAGGATATCAAGAACTCACTCAAAGATGTCCC GGCTGTGTTCGCACCCTCCTGCCTGGCCCACACAATGATCACTAAAAG TAACTGGATGACGTTTCAAGTCAAAGGCACCTCCCTGCCCCGGGCTCTGCAGTGCTGGGATAAGAGTTTCCAAGAAGCCAACCGTAACAGCAAGACCCCCCTGAAGGGCTGTCCCTTCCACCTGATCGACACCTGCCACTGGCCCCAGTGCAACCCCACCTGCCCAGCCTTGGTGGACCAGGCCACCCAGCAGGAGCTCACCCTGCTCCAGATGTTAGTGGGCATGGGCCTTGACCTCCAGAAACTAGGCCTGGACCTCAGAAGGGACAGTAGCTCTATAACTAGCATGGTCAGTAACGGTGGCTAA